In Amycolatopsis endophytica, the following are encoded in one genomic region:
- a CDS encoding NRAMP family divalent metal transporter, with product MKKVLAVTLGILTAIGGFVDIGDLVANAQSGARFGMRQAWIVVIGVIGICVFAEMSGRVAAVSRRPVFDLVRERLGPRTAMTNLVGSYLVTLLTLTAEIGGIALTIQLASGLPHILWVPLAAFAVWIVLWRVKFELMEQIFGVLGLALVVFVVALIALHPPWGSFAGQLTHIGPPEGENWGTWGYLAVSLFASALTPYEVFFFSSGGVEEKWTTKDLATERSNTLVGFPLGGLLGLAIMGCAAVVYEPAGIEVDQLSQTALPVALSLGKLGLVVVMIGFFAATFGAALETGLSTGYSIAQYFGWQWGKLVRPRSAARFHTVMLVSVLLGTAALLTTIDPVQITELSLLFSAVVLPLTYLPILVVANDRDYLGDHANGRLQNFLGVTFLIIILIAAVAAIPLMIITGMGQS from the coding sequence ATGAAGAAGGTCCTCGCCGTCACCCTGGGCATCCTGACCGCCATCGGCGGGTTCGTCGACATCGGCGATCTGGTCGCCAACGCCCAGTCCGGCGCCCGGTTCGGCATGCGGCAGGCGTGGATCGTGGTGATCGGCGTCATCGGCATCTGCGTGTTCGCCGAGATGTCCGGCCGGGTCGCGGCGGTCAGCCGGCGCCCGGTGTTCGACCTGGTGCGGGAACGCCTCGGCCCGCGGACCGCGATGACCAACCTCGTCGGGTCCTACCTGGTCACGTTGCTGACGTTGACCGCGGAGATCGGCGGAATCGCCCTGACCATCCAGCTGGCCAGCGGGCTGCCGCACATCCTGTGGGTGCCGCTGGCCGCGTTCGCCGTGTGGATCGTGCTGTGGCGGGTGAAGTTCGAGCTGATGGAGCAGATCTTCGGCGTGCTCGGGCTGGCGCTGGTGGTGTTCGTCGTCGCGCTGATCGCGCTCCACCCGCCGTGGGGGAGCTTCGCCGGCCAGCTCACGCACATCGGCCCGCCGGAGGGGGAGAACTGGGGCACCTGGGGCTACCTCGCGGTGTCGCTGTTCGCGTCGGCGCTGACGCCGTATGAGGTGTTCTTCTTCTCCTCCGGCGGGGTCGAGGAGAAGTGGACGACGAAGGACCTCGCGACCGAGCGCAGCAACACGCTGGTCGGCTTCCCGCTCGGCGGCCTGCTCGGACTGGCGATCATGGGCTGCGCCGCGGTGGTGTACGAGCCGGCCGGGATCGAGGTCGACCAGCTCAGCCAGACCGCGCTGCCGGTGGCGCTGTCCCTGGGCAAGCTCGGCCTGGTCGTGGTCATGATCGGGTTCTTCGCGGCGACGTTCGGCGCCGCGCTGGAGACCGGCCTGTCCACGGGGTATTCCATCGCCCAGTACTTCGGCTGGCAGTGGGGCAAACTGGTCCGCCCGCGCTCGGCCGCGCGGTTCCACACGGTGATGCTGGTCAGCGTGCTGCTGGGCACCGCGGCGCTGCTCACGACGATCGACCCGGTGCAGATCACCGAGCTGTCACTGCTGTTCAGCGCGGTGGTGCTGCCGCTGACCTACCTGCCGATCCTGGTGGTCGCGAACGACCGGGACTACCTCGGCGACCACGCGAACGGCCGGCTGCAGAACTTCCTCGGCGTCACGTTCCTGATCATCATCCTGATCGCCGCGGTCGCCGCGATCCCCCTCATGATCATCACCGGAATGGGGCAGTCGTGA
- a CDS encoding PRC-barrel domain-containing protein encodes MVTTDGPGEVVRASRLLGRRVYDVRGRPLGKVTDLITRLDPLGREQTVAVLVTPRRRGRLLGYERTSQTGPWLLAWLAAVLHRGTHEVPWGEVRWEPPQP; translated from the coding sequence ATGGTGACGACTGACGGGCCCGGTGAGGTCGTGCGTGCGAGCCGGCTGCTCGGGCGACGCGTGTACGACGTGCGAGGACGCCCCCTGGGCAAGGTGACGGACCTGATCACGCGCCTGGACCCGCTCGGACGGGAGCAGACGGTCGCGGTGCTGGTGACACCCCGGCGGCGCGGGCGGTTGCTGGGGTACGAACGCACCAGCCAGACGGGACCGTGGCTGCTGGCGTGGCTGGCGGCTGTCCTGCACCGGGGGACACACGAGGTGCCCTGGGGCGAAGTGCGATGGGAGCCGCCTCAGCCGTAG
- a CDS encoding styrene monooxygenase/indole monooxygenase family protein yields MRKILIVGSGQSGLQLALSLQEHGYDVTVMSARTPDEIRAAWVTSTQCMFADALAIERAHGLNLWDDVAPRVAGQGLSMAGPDGERALNWIASWDGGPAQSIDQRVKMATWLELFEERGGNVVIHGVTTADLNGLAKLYDLVVVAAGKGELVQLFDRDASRSPYTVPQRKLSVSYVHGQEARPERPGTTDVWMNFIPGVGELINIPGYTLSGPCDIFFVAGLPGGPFDAFADRPPAAEQLRRHLELFRQYIPWEYERAKNAELTDGKAVLVGGYPPVVRHPVGELPSGAFVLGMADVVVANDPITGQGSNNAAKCAESYLGSILENEDRPFDRTWMQATFDRYWEHAQWVTKFTNAMLQPPPPHVQQILGAAQSNPKVAKRFVNGFNNPTDFQHWLFDPAKAEEFLASV; encoded by the coding sequence ATGCGTAAGATCCTGATCGTCGGTTCGGGTCAGTCGGGCCTGCAGCTCGCGCTGAGCCTGCAGGAACACGGCTACGACGTCACCGTGATGTCCGCGCGCACGCCGGACGAGATCCGCGCGGCCTGGGTCACCTCGACCCAGTGCATGTTCGCCGACGCGCTCGCCATCGAGCGCGCGCACGGGCTGAACCTGTGGGACGACGTCGCTCCCCGTGTCGCCGGACAAGGGTTGTCGATGGCCGGCCCGGACGGCGAGCGCGCGCTGAACTGGATCGCGTCGTGGGACGGCGGTCCGGCGCAGTCGATCGACCAGCGGGTCAAGATGGCGACGTGGCTGGAGCTGTTCGAGGAGCGCGGCGGCAACGTGGTCATCCACGGCGTCACCACGGCCGACCTGAACGGCCTGGCGAAGCTGTACGACCTGGTGGTCGTCGCGGCGGGCAAGGGCGAGCTGGTGCAGCTGTTCGACCGTGACGCGTCGCGGTCGCCCTACACCGTGCCGCAGCGCAAGCTTTCGGTGTCCTATGTGCACGGTCAGGAGGCGCGACCGGAGCGTCCCGGCACGACGGACGTGTGGATGAACTTCATCCCCGGCGTCGGCGAGCTCATCAACATCCCCGGTTACACGCTGTCCGGACCGTGCGACATCTTCTTCGTCGCCGGGTTGCCGGGCGGCCCGTTCGACGCGTTCGCCGACCGTCCCCCGGCGGCCGAACAGCTGCGGCGGCACCTGGAGCTGTTCCGGCAGTACATCCCGTGGGAGTACGAGCGGGCGAAGAACGCGGAGCTGACCGACGGCAAGGCGGTGCTGGTCGGCGGATACCCGCCGGTCGTGCGCCACCCGGTGGGTGAGCTGCCGTCCGGGGCGTTCGTGCTCGGCATGGCGGACGTGGTGGTGGCCAACGATCCGATCACCGGACAGGGCTCGAACAACGCGGCCAAGTGCGCGGAGTCGTATCTGGGGAGCATCCTGGAGAACGAGGACCGGCCGTTCGACCGGACGTGGATGCAGGCGACGTTCGACCGCTACTGGGAGCACGCCCAGTGGGTCACGAAGTTCACCAACGCCATGCTGCAGCCGCCACCGCCGCACGTGCAGCAGATCCTCGGGGCGGCGCAGTCGAACCCGAAGGTGGCGAAGCGGTTCGTGAACGGCTTCAACAACCCGACGGACTTCCAGCACTGGCTGTTCGACCCGGCGAAGGCCGAGGAGTTCCTGGCGTCGGTGTGA
- a CDS encoding GTP-binding protein, translating to MDSSSSPSDPGLLTISAKIVVAGGFGVGKTTLVGSVSEVPPLNTEAWMTEASEGVDDLPPDGAKTTTTVAMDFGRISLYDDLMLYLFGTPGQARFWFLWDDLSRGALGAVVLVDTRRLDQSFAAINYFENDSDLPFIVAINRFDGELAHDVEEVREALALSPDVPLITCDARDKASVLETLQELVSYTLSLAEVSEGGRIRAHA from the coding sequence ATGGACTCAAGCAGCTCCCCGTCTGATCCGGGTCTGCTGACGATCTCGGCGAAGATCGTCGTCGCGGGAGGGTTCGGGGTGGGCAAGACCACCCTGGTCGGGTCCGTGTCCGAGGTGCCGCCGCTCAACACCGAGGCGTGGATGACCGAGGCGAGCGAGGGCGTGGACGATCTGCCGCCGGACGGCGCCAAGACCACCACCACCGTCGCGATGGACTTCGGCCGGATCTCGCTGTACGACGACCTGATGCTGTACCTGTTCGGCACGCCGGGGCAGGCGCGGTTCTGGTTCCTGTGGGACGACCTGTCCCGCGGCGCGCTGGGCGCGGTCGTGCTGGTCGACACGCGGCGGCTGGACCAGTCGTTCGCGGCGATCAACTACTTCGAGAACGACTCCGACCTGCCGTTCATCGTCGCCATCAACCGGTTCGACGGGGAGCTGGCACACGACGTCGAGGAGGTGCGGGAAGCGCTTGCGCTGAGCCCGGACGTCCCGCTGATCACCTGCGACGCGCGGGACAAGGCGTCGGTGCTGGAAACCCTGCAGGAACTGGTGTCCTACACACTTTCACTCGCCGAGGTCTCGGAGGGGGGCCGGATCCGCGCTCATGCGTAA
- a CDS encoding DUF742 domain-containing protein, translating into MSQETGPEEKVAKPRSKRIRPYTLTGGRTRARHQLLVETLISVPQYDPALAEKLMPESRALYERARSQVSIAELSSLLTIPLGVVRVLVSDLAGQGAVFIHPTAQAYSHDRNMLERILNGLKQLPV; encoded by the coding sequence ATGTCCCAGGAGACCGGGCCGGAGGAGAAGGTGGCCAAGCCGCGCAGCAAGCGGATCCGGCCCTACACCCTGACCGGCGGCCGCACCCGGGCACGCCACCAGTTGCTCGTGGAGACGCTCATCTCGGTGCCGCAGTACGATCCGGCACTGGCGGAGAAGCTCATGCCGGAGTCGCGGGCGCTGTACGAGCGGGCCCGGTCCCAGGTCTCGATCGCCGAGCTGTCCTCACTGCTGACCATCCCGCTCGGGGTGGTCCGCGTGCTGGTCAGCGACCTGGCCGGGCAGGGGGCGGTGTTCATCCACCCGACCGCCCAGGCCTACTCACACGACCGGAACATGCTCGAGAGGATCCTCAATGGACTCAAGCAGCTCCCCGTCTGA
- a CDS encoding roadblock/LC7 domain-containing protein, which translates to MTADTGQDFTWLINDFVRKVHGVSHALIMSSDGFPLTASDEMSTEEREQLAAIASGLLSLARNSASLFDKGTCEQIIIRLTHGYFLFMGIDAHAGLAVLTTSECDMKVVAYEMTQFVSSAGHALTPEMRADLRRVLTGRRPQA; encoded by the coding sequence GTGACCGCCGACACCGGCCAGGACTTCACCTGGCTGATCAACGACTTCGTCCGCAAGGTCCACGGCGTGTCACACGCTCTGATCATGTCCTCGGACGGGTTCCCGCTGACCGCGTCCGACGAGATGTCCACCGAGGAGCGCGAACAGCTCGCCGCGATCGCCAGCGGCCTGCTCAGCCTCGCCCGCAACAGCGCTTCGCTGTTCGACAAGGGCACCTGCGAGCAGATCATCATCCGGCTGACCCACGGGTACTTCCTGTTCATGGGCATCGACGCCCACGCCGGCCTTGCGGTGCTGACCACGTCGGAGTGCGACATGAAGGTGGTCGCCTACGAGATGACGCAGTTCGTCTCCAGTGCCGGCCACGCGCTGACCCCCGAGATGCGCGCGGACCTGCGCCGCGTGCTCACCGGCCGACGGCCCCAGGCCTAG
- a CDS encoding sensor histidine kinase encodes MATRARELLIRSRALLDRSREAATQLFGPPPAQPPPRRPPVIVQSPSQAERERAAEEALAALCANVALRDLNLVDSLLAHLEEMEAKEQDTDRLGELYRLDHLATRLRRNAENLRVLAGRDASDAATDTTSLVDVVRGAMSSIDQYARVTIGRIVSLGVVGFASEDLSRLLAELLDNATKSSPPNTPVRVSAHLTEQGSVLVRIEDEGIGLPPDRLRDLNDRLSGEPVLDDSAVRHMGLAVVRRLSVRHEMRTWLDRRVPHGTTASVLLPAGLVADLPEASWSGQQTVVFPQTPRGTTAAVAEAAAPVRPRSGLPKRTPAAPPPKPSPQPQRRQPGSMVGGTTASGLPRRVSHSLKNPTGQAPEEPTRPPAEDREAGHEKLLADLGAFTDGEREAREKQGSDESGEKQQ; translated from the coding sequence ATGGCGACGCGGGCTCGAGAACTGCTCATCCGCTCACGCGCGCTGCTGGACCGCTCCCGGGAAGCGGCCACGCAGCTCTTCGGCCCACCACCCGCGCAGCCACCGCCCCGGCGGCCGCCGGTCATCGTGCAGTCGCCGTCGCAGGCCGAGCGCGAACGGGCCGCCGAGGAAGCGCTTGCCGCACTGTGCGCGAACGTGGCGCTGCGGGACCTGAACCTGGTCGACTCCCTCCTCGCCCACCTGGAGGAGATGGAGGCCAAGGAGCAGGACACCGACCGGCTCGGCGAACTCTACCGGCTCGACCACCTCGCGACCCGGTTGCGGCGCAACGCGGAGAACCTGCGGGTGCTCGCGGGCCGCGACGCCAGTGACGCGGCCACCGACACCACCTCGCTCGTCGACGTGGTGCGCGGCGCGATGTCGTCGATCGACCAGTACGCGCGCGTCACCATCGGGCGCATCGTGTCGCTGGGCGTGGTCGGCTTCGCCAGCGAGGACCTCAGCCGCCTGCTCGCCGAACTGCTGGACAACGCGACGAAGTCCTCGCCGCCCAACACGCCCGTGCGCGTCAGCGCGCACCTGACCGAGCAGGGCAGCGTGCTGGTGCGCATCGAGGACGAGGGCATCGGCCTGCCCCCGGACCGGCTGCGCGATCTCAACGACCGCCTCTCCGGCGAGCCGGTGCTCGACGACTCGGCCGTGCGCCACATGGGACTCGCGGTGGTGCGGCGGCTGTCGGTGCGGCACGAGATGCGCACCTGGCTCGACCGCCGCGTGCCACACGGCACCACGGCGTCGGTGCTGCTGCCCGCCGGGCTCGTCGCCGATCTGCCCGAAGCGAGCTGGTCGGGCCAGCAGACGGTGGTCTTCCCGCAGACGCCGCGCGGCACCACGGCGGCGGTCGCCGAGGCGGCGGCGCCCGTCCGCCCGCGTAGCGGCCTGCCCAAACGCACCCCGGCCGCGCCACCGCCGAAGCCGTCGCCGCAGCCGCAGCGGCGGCAGCCCGGTTCGATGGTCGGCGGCACCACGGCCAGCGGTCTGCCGCGCCGCGTCTCGCACAGCCTCAAGAACCCCACCGGCCAGGCCCCGGAGGAGCCGACGCGGCCCCCTGCGGAAGACCGCGAGGCGGGACACGAGAAACTACTCGCCGATCTCGGCGCCTTCACCGACGGTGAGCGCGAGGCACGCGAGAAGCAGGGCTCCGACGAATCCGGGGAGAAGCAGCAGTGA
- a CDS encoding MSCRAMM family protein: MTSTHVPPQSRGGTEVTGQVRDEADVPVPGAAVTLVDSTGQQIARGTTGGDGGYRLPAPGRGVYVLIASAPAYRPEAATVTIGEAAAGLDLVMTGATGLGGVVRAGSTGVPVMDAIVTLTDFRGEVIGSGMSGRGGEYSFGALPAGAYTIAVNAPGYRPTAVAVTMSDAAVRQDVDLADAAVIRGSVNVRDLPRPWPRITVSLLDESGTVVRSTHAGEDGRYAFHDLEPGTYTVVATSYAPVRQAARVGNGRTRLDVHLA; this comes from the coding sequence ATGACCAGCACGCACGTCCCGCCGCAGAGCCGCGGCGGCACCGAGGTGACCGGGCAGGTGCGCGACGAAGCGGACGTGCCGGTGCCCGGTGCCGCGGTCACGCTGGTCGACTCGACCGGCCAGCAGATCGCCCGCGGCACCACCGGCGGCGACGGCGGCTACCGGCTGCCCGCGCCGGGCCGCGGCGTCTACGTGCTGATCGCGTCGGCGCCCGCGTACCGGCCGGAGGCCGCCACGGTGACCATCGGCGAGGCGGCGGCCGGCCTGGACCTCGTGATGACCGGCGCGACCGGGCTGGGCGGCGTGGTGCGCGCCGGCTCCACCGGCGTCCCGGTGATGGACGCGATCGTGACGTTGACCGACTTCCGCGGCGAGGTCATCGGCTCGGGCATGTCCGGCCGGGGCGGCGAGTACTCGTTCGGCGCCCTGCCCGCCGGGGCCTACACGATCGCCGTCAACGCACCGGGGTACCGGCCCACCGCCGTCGCGGTCACCATGAGCGACGCGGCGGTGCGACAGGACGTCGACCTCGCCGACGCCGCCGTCATCCGCGGTTCGGTCAACGTGCGCGATCTGCCCCGGCCGTGGCCGCGGATCACGGTGAGCCTGCTGGACGAGTCGGGCACCGTCGTCCGCAGTACGCACGCGGGCGAGGACGGGCGCTACGCCTTCCACGACCTCGAACCCGGCACCTACACCGTCGTCGCTACGAGTTACGCACCGGTACGGCAGGCGGCGCGGGTCGGGAACGGGCGGACCCGCCTCGACGTGCACCTGGCCTGA
- a CDS encoding MFS transporter produces MLMATINSSIVLIALPDIFRGIDINPLEPSNTSYLLWMMMGFLVVTAVLVVGFGRLGDMYGRVRMYNLGFAVFAVSSIFLAITWMDGATAAIWMIAWRIVQGVGGAFLMANSSAILTDAFPRHQRGMALGINGVAAIAGSFLGLVIGGLLGPVEWRLVFLVSVPFGVFGTIWAYLKLKDTSDRHRAKMDWWGNVTFAVGLIAVLVGITYGIQPYGGHTMGWTSPFVLACLIGGIAVLVVFCVIETKVANPLFNLGLFKIRSFTFGNMANLLASLGRGGLQFVLIIWLQGIWLPQHGYSFEKTPLWAGIYMLPLTIGFLISAPVSGIISDRIGGRLLSTGGMLITAVSFVLLEVLPVNFNYWAFAAILLVNGLGMGLFTSPNRAEVMNSLPNNARGAGAGMTATFQNSAMVLSIGFFFSLMIAGLADHLPTAMAQGLTAHGVPAADANSIASLPPVGVLFAAFLGYNPIEQLLGGVLNTLPPDQASFLTGRSFFPQLISGPFADGLTAAFWFAIIASVVAALASWFTGPFRKAAPGLPHETPGSELAAAAGEIVDISEHDTVTAGPGQIAGRLRTAGGNALAGGVVTVTGADGRQVGRTRAADDGGYSVSGLSAGTYTLIVTANGFRPEAAAVTVNGAGAVRDFVVAGGGTITGIVRRSPGGDGVGDTAVVATDGSGQVVAQTVTLADGTFQLTGLPAGEVTVTAHLDGHRPVAATVVVSGAEPAIADLLVQAAGALHGTVTGPDGAPVAGAKITVSDSAGALAAETVTDERGEYELSDLAPGDYTVVTSLFEPAVHQVDLAGGEPATVDVDLLSGRPEQARS; encoded by the coding sequence ATGCTGATGGCCACGATCAACTCCTCGATCGTGCTCATCGCACTGCCCGACATCTTCCGCGGCATCGACATCAACCCGCTGGAGCCCTCGAACACCAGCTACCTGCTGTGGATGATGATGGGCTTCCTCGTCGTCACGGCGGTCCTCGTCGTCGGTTTCGGACGCCTGGGCGATATGTACGGCCGGGTCCGGATGTACAACCTCGGGTTCGCGGTCTTCGCCGTTTCCTCCATCTTCCTCGCCATCACCTGGATGGACGGCGCGACGGCCGCGATCTGGATGATCGCCTGGCGCATCGTGCAGGGCGTCGGCGGCGCGTTCCTCATGGCGAACTCCAGCGCCATCCTCACCGACGCCTTCCCCAGGCACCAGCGCGGCATGGCGCTGGGCATCAACGGTGTCGCGGCGATCGCGGGCTCCTTCCTCGGCCTGGTGATCGGCGGCCTGCTCGGCCCGGTCGAATGGCGCCTGGTGTTCCTGGTCTCCGTCCCGTTCGGCGTCTTCGGCACCATCTGGGCCTACCTCAAGCTCAAGGACACCAGCGACCGCCACCGCGCGAAGATGGACTGGTGGGGCAACGTGACCTTCGCGGTCGGCCTCATCGCCGTGCTCGTCGGCATCACCTACGGCATCCAGCCCTACGGCGGGCACACCATGGGCTGGACGAGCCCGTTCGTGCTGGCCTGCCTCATCGGCGGCATCGCCGTGCTCGTCGTCTTCTGCGTGATCGAAACCAAGGTCGCCAACCCGCTGTTCAACCTCGGGCTGTTCAAGATCCGCTCGTTCACCTTCGGCAACATGGCGAACCTGCTCGCCTCGCTCGGCCGCGGCGGCCTGCAGTTCGTCCTGATCATCTGGCTGCAGGGCATCTGGCTGCCGCAGCACGGCTACAGCTTCGAGAAGACCCCGCTGTGGGCCGGCATCTACATGTTGCCGCTGACGATCGGGTTCCTGATCTCCGCGCCGGTCTCCGGCATCATCTCCGACCGCATCGGTGGCCGTCTGCTCTCCACCGGCGGCATGCTGATCACCGCCGTGAGCTTCGTGCTGCTGGAGGTACTGCCCGTCAACTTCAACTACTGGGCCTTCGCCGCGATCCTGCTCGTCAACGGGCTCGGCATGGGCCTGTTCACCTCGCCCAACCGCGCCGAGGTGATGAACAGCCTGCCCAACAACGCGCGCGGCGCGGGCGCCGGCATGACCGCGACGTTCCAGAACTCGGCGATGGTGCTGTCCATCGGCTTCTTCTTCAGCCTGATGATCGCCGGACTCGCCGACCACCTGCCGACCGCGATGGCACAGGGCCTGACCGCCCACGGCGTCCCGGCCGCCGACGCGAACTCGATCGCGTCCCTGCCACCGGTGGGCGTGCTGTTCGCCGCGTTCCTCGGCTACAACCCGATCGAACAACTCCTCGGCGGCGTCCTCAACACGCTTCCTCCGGACCAGGCATCCTTCCTCACCGGCCGCAGCTTCTTCCCGCAGCTGATCTCCGGCCCGTTCGCCGACGGCCTGACCGCCGCGTTCTGGTTCGCGATCATCGCGTCCGTGGTCGCCGCGCTCGCGTCGTGGTTCACCGGCCCGTTCCGCAAGGCCGCGCCGGGGCTGCCCCACGAGACTCCCGGGTCCGAACTGGCCGCGGCCGCCGGCGAGATCGTCGACATCAGCGAACACGACACCGTCACCGCCGGGCCCGGGCAGATCGCCGGCCGCCTGCGCACCGCGGGAGGAAACGCTCTCGCGGGTGGTGTGGTCACCGTGACCGGAGCCGACGGCAGACAGGTCGGCCGCACCAGGGCCGCGGACGACGGCGGCTACTCGGTGTCCGGCCTGTCCGCGGGCACCTACACGCTCATCGTCACCGCCAACGGCTTCCGCCCGGAGGCCGCCGCCGTGACCGTCAACGGGGCGGGCGCGGTCCGCGACTTCGTCGTCGCGGGCGGCGGCACGATCACCGGGATCGTGCGCCGCTCCCCCGGCGGCGACGGCGTCGGGGACACGGCGGTGGTCGCCACGGACGGCAGCGGCCAGGTGGTCGCACAGACCGTCACCCTCGCCGACGGGACGTTCCAGCTCACCGGCCTTCCCGCCGGGGAGGTCACCGTGACCGCCCACCTCGACGGCCACCGCCCGGTGGCGGCCACCGTCGTCGTGTCCGGTGCCGAGCCCGCGATCGCCGACCTGCTCGTCCAGGCCGCCGGGGCGCTGCACGGCACCGTCACCGGCCCGGACGGGGCCCCGGTGGCGGGCGCCAAGATCACGGTCAGCGACAGCGCGGGCGCGCTCGCCGCCGAGACCGTGACCGACGAGCGCGGCGAGTACGAGCTGAGCGATCTGGCTCCCGGCGACTACACGGTGGTGACCAGCCTGTTCGAACCGGCGGTGCACCAGGTCGACCTCGCGGGCGGCGAGCCGGCCACCGTCGACGTCGACCTCCTGTCCGGCCGTCCCGAGCAGGCGCGCTCATGA
- a CDS encoding isocitrate lyase/PEP mutase family protein, whose protein sequence is MSFTDLHHGPEPLLLPNAWDYASAAVLVAEGFPAIGTTSLGVAAAAGLPDGTGATRDETVALARRLTRLPCHVTVDIEGGFSDDPGEVAALGAELAALGVAGVNIEDGRDNVRLADPAQQCALVAALKSAAPGLFVNARTDTHWLGTGEDPLARVRAYADAGADGVFVPGLTGETSIAAVVAAVDVPVNVLFSPAGPGLGRLRELGVRRVSCGSLLFRAALEAVVRTVDAVASGHEIPPVPAYADVQALSSPGTAAAPRPPG, encoded by the coding sequence ATGAGCTTCACCGATCTCCACCACGGCCCGGAACCCCTGCTGCTGCCCAACGCGTGGGACTACGCCTCGGCGGCGGTCCTCGTCGCGGAGGGGTTTCCGGCGATCGGCACGACCAGTCTCGGCGTGGCCGCCGCGGCGGGACTTCCGGACGGCACGGGCGCGACCCGGGACGAGACCGTCGCCCTCGCGCGGCGCCTGACCCGTCTGCCGTGCCACGTCACCGTCGACATCGAAGGCGGCTTCTCCGATGATCCGGGCGAAGTCGCCGCGCTCGGTGCGGAACTCGCGGCGCTCGGCGTCGCCGGGGTCAACATCGAGGACGGCCGCGACAACGTGCGGCTGGCCGACCCGGCGCAGCAGTGTGCACTGGTCGCCGCGTTGAAGTCCGCGGCGCCCGGCCTGTTCGTCAACGCCCGCACCGATACGCACTGGCTCGGCACGGGCGAGGACCCGCTCGCCCGCGTGCGCGCTTACGCCGACGCCGGAGCGGACGGGGTGTTCGTGCCCGGCCTGACCGGGGAAACGTCGATCGCCGCGGTGGTCGCGGCGGTCGACGTCCCGGTGAACGTCCTGTTCTCCCCGGCAGGCCCCGGCCTCGGACGCCTGCGGGAACTCGGCGTCCGGCGGGTCAGCTGCGGATCACTGTTGTTCCGGGCGGCGCTGGAGGCGGTGGTCCGCACGGTCGACGCCGTCGCGTCCGGGCACGAGATCCCGCCGGTACCCGCCTACGCCGACGTGCAGGCCCTCAGCTCGCCCGGAACAGCCGCCGCACCACGACCGCCAGGATGA
- a CDS encoding MFS transporter translates to MTTQTVAPPTASRRHGAGFWLVAYTLAVTMGFSAAPAPLYVLYQAKDGFGPFTVTLVFAAYALGVIASLFVAGHVSDWVGRRRVLVPAVLVNVLAGVVFLVWSSVPALLAARFLSGISIGMLTATATAHLTELHLAARPGASRTRADVVATAANLGGIGLGPLVAGLLADHVADPLHVPYLVFQALMLLGALAVALTPETVTATRTRYRPQRVSVPPQARARYLAAGAAALAEFAVFGLFTSLAPGFLANTLHQHSHTLAGVSVFAVFGAAALAQIVLARTALPRLLGLGLGLLTTGLVLVTVAVWWPSLALFLVGAVLAGAGAGAGFKSSVGIVLGVAPEESRGEALAGLFLAAYTGLAVPVLLLGVATRVVDIRVALLGFTVVLLVILAVVVRRLFRAS, encoded by the coding sequence GTGACCACCCAGACCGTCGCTCCGCCCACCGCATCCCGCCGCCACGGCGCGGGCTTCTGGCTCGTCGCCTACACCCTCGCGGTGACCATGGGCTTCTCCGCCGCCCCGGCCCCGCTCTACGTGCTGTACCAGGCCAAGGACGGGTTCGGCCCGTTCACGGTCACACTCGTCTTCGCGGCCTACGCGCTCGGCGTCATCGCCAGCCTGTTCGTGGCCGGGCACGTGTCCGACTGGGTCGGACGGCGCCGGGTGCTGGTGCCCGCGGTGCTGGTCAACGTGCTGGCCGGGGTCGTGTTCCTGGTCTGGTCGTCGGTGCCGGCGCTGCTCGCGGCGCGGTTCCTGTCGGGCATCAGCATCGGCATGCTCACCGCGACCGCCACCGCGCACCTGACCGAACTGCACCTCGCCGCACGTCCGGGCGCCTCGCGGACCCGTGCCGACGTCGTCGCGACAGCGGCCAACCTCGGGGGCATCGGCCTCGGCCCGCTGGTCGCCGGGCTGCTGGCGGACCACGTCGCGGACCCGCTGCACGTGCCGTATCTGGTGTTCCAGGCGCTGATGCTGCTCGGCGCGCTCGCGGTGGCGCTCACCCCGGAAACGGTGACAGCCACGCGAACGCGGTACCGCCCGCAGCGCGTGTCCGTCCCGCCGCAGGCTCGCGCGCGCTACCTGGCCGCCGGCGCGGCGGCGCTCGCCGAGTTCGCGGTGTTCGGCCTGTTCACGTCGCTGGCACCGGGGTTCCTGGCGAACACGCTGCACCAGCATTCGCACACGCTGGCGGGGGTGAGCGTGTTCGCCGTCTTCGGCGCGGCGGCGCTGGCGCAGATCGTCCTCGCGCGGACCGCCTTGCCGCGGCTGCTCGGCCTGGGGCTCGGACTGCTGACGACCGGGCTGGTGCTGGTGACCGTGGCCGTGTGGTGGCCCAGCCTCGCGCTGTTCCTCGTCGGCGCCGTGCTCGCCGGGGCCGGTGCCGGTGCCGGGTTCAAGAGCAGCGTCGGAATCGTGCTCGGGGTGGCTCCGGAGGAGAGCCGTGGCGAAGCGCTGGCCGGACTGTTCCTCGCCGCCTACACCGGGCTCGCCGTGCCGGTGCTCCTGCTCGGGGTGGCGACGCGGGTCGTCGACATCCGGGTCGCGCTGCTCGGGTTCACCGTGGTGCTGCTGGTCATCCTGGCGGTCGTGGTGCGGCGGCTGTTCCGGGCGAGCTGA